A genome region from Coleofasciculaceae cyanobacterium includes the following:
- a CDS encoding peroxiredoxin has translation MKRLLSIQQCGWICTLRRRIPRVQFWLSIGLSFLLFGLTLSDAWAMGGKQPPLDKPAPEFVLPTNTGDGDIALKDYRGQWVVLYFYPKDFTSGCTLEARRFQQDLAEYRTRNAQVLGVSVDNIDSHAEFCDSEGLNFPLLTDKDGSVSKAYGSWLGAMSLRHTYLIDPEGILRTTFLGVRPSIHSQEVLARLDELNRELSS, from the coding sequence ATGAAACGTTTGCTTTCGATTCAACAATGTGGTTGGATATGCACCCTAAGACGACGTATCCCACGCGTTCAATTTTGGTTATCTATTGGTTTGTCTTTTTTGCTTTTTGGATTAACTTTGTCAGATGCCTGGGCAATGGGAGGCAAACAGCCACCACTCGATAAGCCTGCTCCTGAATTTGTTTTGCCTACCAATACAGGTGATGGAGATATTGCTTTAAAAGATTATCGCGGACAATGGGTTGTACTGTACTTTTATCCAAAAGATTTTACTTCAGGCTGTACTCTAGAAGCTCGACGTTTTCAACAAGACCTTGCAGAATATAGAACAAGAAATGCACAAGTTTTAGGAGTTAGCGTTGATAATATTGATTCTCATGCTGAATTTTGCGATTCAGAAGGGCTTAACTTTCCCTTGTTAACAGATAAGGATGGTAGCGTTAGCAAAGCTTACGGTTCTTGGTTGGGAGCAATGTCTTTGAGACATACCTATTTAATCGATCCAGAGGGTATTTTGCGAACAACCTTTTTAGGAGTTAGACCAAGCATTCATAGTCAGGAAGTATTAGCCCGTTTAGATGAATTAAATCGAGAATTATCTAGTTGA
- the sat gene encoding sulfate adenylyltransferase: MSTNLIAPHGGELIDRLATAEEKQNFLAKANSLPRIQLDKRATSDLVMIAIGGFSPIAGFMGQDDYLGVVKDMRLASGVPWSIPVTLSVTSEVANPLQVGSLVRLDNTNGKFIGILQLSEKYSYDKKLEAKNVYRTDEDKHPGVKVIYKQGEVNLAGPVWLLEREEHPQFPKYQIDPAASRAMFKEKGWKTIVGFQTRNPIHRAHEYIIKCALEIVDGLFLHPLVGATKSDDIPADVRMRCYEIMMENYFPQDRVVLAINPSAMRYAGPREAIFHALIRKNYGCTHFIVGRDHAGVGDYYGTYEAQEIFGEFDPEELGITPLKFEHAFYCTRTEQMATAKTSPATKEERIHLSGTKVRAMLREGKTPPPQFSRPKVAEELARAMKVN, translated from the coding sequence ATGAGTACAAATTTAATTGCACCTCATGGCGGTGAGCTGATCGATCGCCTGGCTACCGCTGAAGAAAAGCAAAATTTCTTAGCCAAAGCAAATTCTTTGCCCAGAATTCAGTTAGACAAAAGAGCAACTTCCGATTTAGTTATGATTGCGATCGGTGGTTTTAGTCCAATCGCTGGCTTTATGGGTCAAGATGACTATTTAGGCGTGGTTAAAGATATGCGTCTGGCTAGCGGTGTTCCCTGGTCAATACCTGTAACCCTCTCTGTAACTTCAGAAGTGGCAAACCCTTTACAAGTTGGTAGCTTAGTTCGTTTAGACAATACTAATGGTAAATTTATTGGTATTTTGCAGCTAAGCGAAAAGTACAGCTATGATAAAAAGTTGGAAGCCAAAAATGTTTACCGCACTGACGAAGATAAACATCCTGGGGTAAAAGTAATCTACAAGCAAGGAGAAGTTAATCTTGCAGGGCCAGTTTGGTTACTCGAGCGAGAAGAACACCCGCAGTTTCCTAAGTATCAGATCGATCCTGCTGCCTCTAGAGCAATGTTTAAAGAAAAAGGTTGGAAAACAATAGTTGGGTTTCAAACTCGTAACCCAATTCACCGCGCTCATGAGTATATTATTAAATGTGCCTTAGAAATTGTTGATGGTCTATTCTTGCACCCTTTGGTAGGAGCTACCAAAAGCGATGACATTCCTGCTGATGTTAGAATGCGGTGTTACGAAATCATGATGGAAAACTATTTTCCCCAGGATCGGGTTGTATTAGCGATTAATCCCTCTGCGATGCGTTACGCAGGGCCTAGAGAAGCAATTTTCCACGCCTTAATTCGCAAGAACTATGGCTGTACACATTTTATAGTCGGTCGCGATCATGCAGGCGTGGGGGACTATTATGGTACTTATGAAGCACAAGAAATCTTTGGTGAATTTGACCCAGAGGAATTAGGGATCACTCCTCTTAAGTTTGAACACGCTTTCTACTGTACTCGTACAGAACAGATGGCAACAGCGAAAACCAGTCCCGCAACTAAGGAAGAACGCATTCACCTGTCGGGAACGAAAGTTCGGGCAATGCTGAGAGAAGGGAAAACTCCACCACCACAATTTTCTCGTCCTAAAGTCGCCGAAGAATTAGCCAGAGCAATGAAAGTCAATTAG